TCACACATTGCAACTAAAGACACGTTTGGTTCCGCGGATGTAACATATTCactatattttattaggattagGAAGCGTCGCGTCCGAATATTCTTATGCAATACGCTGATTTTTTGGTTTGCCCGTCCGAGTCCTGATTTCTAACACGGGCCGACTCGGGCGGTTTCAGTTTTGTGAAACGCCGTATCGGAAAGCACGGTAGCGGAAATCATCGTGGCCTAAACAAACGCTAGCTACGGTTTTAGAAACCGCTGCAATCGGAAGCCGCCATTTTTTCTGCGAACCAAACACGTTGTAAGATGTTTCCAAACATAGGCACGAGTCTCACATCCACCGTCATGTGAAGATGATGGCTGATTTTGTTTTTCAAAAGATATCGCCTTTGGGTCCACGACCGCATGCAACTAGGATATATGCAACTCAAGGGTTTAGGAAAGTCCAAGCggataaaaaatattttattttttgtttccatttgccttttatttttatattttttacaTGACAATTTTATAATCTAGAGCAGGCCATATCATGTGAATAGAAATATAAATTTTGATATACAAATTAACCAGGATTGAGAAAAAGGAAAAAGTGCATAAGAATACATAAAAATCATAGAAAGGCAAAAATCGAAGAAACCTAAAGAATCAAGCAGACATCACCTCCACCAGATCTCCTAATAAAATAGTATAGGGGTATTATAGCAAAAACGACCTTCAACAGATCCCCTTTTCCTCATATTTTCTTGGTGATCACAAAAATAAACCCAACTCATCCTTTATATATGGGTAGATGCAACTCTCATTGTAGTAGCATCCACTTTGGAAGGAGCCAAAAGAGAGATTTTTCACTGTCCATCGACCTCCCTCGTCGCGGCAGGCATGcaccatcccccccccccccctctccggTTGTCGTCCTTGCTCGGTAGTATTTTGTTGATGTGTGTTTGAGACATAATTATTTGAGTTATTTATCATGCTAAATAGATATGTCTATATTGTTGTACACAAGTGtggagaaaaaaacagaaaaagattATCAAGAGGGTTTTATTGATGACCCGCGAAAGCAGCACACATAAAAACCTCAACAAATCTTGTATTCCTAAATAGCTACAACTCACTGCCTAATTTTTCCTAGACATGCAACCATCCTGCATAAGCAAGTCATCCATGCAAGTCCTAAATTACATTATTTTTTCTTTACTCTATGCATGCAGCGTcgccacatcatcaattcgtgTATGTTAGTCGTAAGTTATTTGTTTGCAACAGATTTCATATTGACAGTATATGTGTTGAGGGATTGCAGCATACCTATGTAGTTCATCATTCACATTTTTGTTACAAATGACATTAGTTTAACtgtaattttgtttttgtttttttgtaccctttgtatttttttatttctttaGGCTTACATTTTCTTTTCATTAGTTTTAGATGTTTTAGCACTTTATGCATTTCTTTTAGCAAGGTTCCCGCGGCAATGAGTGGTGCATCATCCCGTTTATTAATAGTCTTTATAACTATTTATAGCCTTTTTGTTATCTTAGGCACGTCGCTTACGAGAACATGCTCCCAAGGCCTTAAGCGGCGTGTGCCTGTGGGCTCAATCAATCAATGATTAAAGGCCTAGTTAAAGCAGAACTACAATGCCTAACTACAGTCTCAGCAGACACAAACAAGCTTACCTACAAGGGAGCTCCTATCTGCCGCTTGCCACGACAAATAGTCGATCATTCACATAGGCGAGTTCGAGAAGGCCGACCCATGTAACACATTTCTTTCTCGCGTTTTTTGTAGCGCATTTTCTTTTAGTTGTTTTGTCAACATGTTTTCCTTTTGTGATCACATCCGTGACATGCTTTTTTTCCTGTAGTGACCACTGGAGCATGCAATGTTCTTGGTTGGCTTTAGTTTTCTTTTAAATTGCGAGCAATTTTTAAAATGTGAACATATTTTAAAACACTAACACTCTTTGGGAAAACGTGAATATTTTTTAGAATTCTAAACAGTTTCTAGGAAATGTGAACATGTTTTAAATTCGGAACATTTTTTGCAATCGGGAATGCTTTTCTGAAAACATGATAAAAAAAGAACATTTCTAAAAACACAATCAATTTTTGAAAATTCTCAGACAATATGAAAACAAAGTAATTTTTTGAATTCTTTGAGAAATTTGAAAATGTGAATATTTTCTAAAATTCAAAATATTTTTTGTAAACATAAACATTTTCGAATTTGAGAAGAAAATTTAACACATGCACAGTATTTGATTTtgaaacaaaatttgaaaacatgaacattatTTGAAGTTACCAAATATTTTATCTAAATGTGAACATTTTCAtaaattctgaacattttttaaaaggaAACTTTCTAAAAACGAAGAAAATTAAAGAAAACCAACAAAAGAAATAGTAAGGAAAAAACTGAAAAGGACCTGAACCGGTCAGGCGTTCTAGAAGGTTTCCAAAAGCAAGTTCTATAGAACACTAAATGGGCAAAAATGCTAGACATACGGGGCCTTACAGGCAATTACGGGCTCCTTCTAAACTAACTAaacatgccccccccccccccccccccccgattttCATGTGGGTGGGCCCACGTCCCCCCTAACCTCCAATCAAAAACTGCCCAATTACCTTGTAACACTTCCCAGCCCGTAATCGTTTGTTGATGTAGCAAAGCTCCTAAATGGGCCGGCCAGTTAGTCCCTCCTAAACACAGTTCTGTAGAACGGAAGAAAAATGCAGCAAATAGGATTTGCTCAACTACGACTCCGGCATTTCCTATTTGGCGCCTAAAGCGCCTGTTACATGCATAAATGTTACAAGGTGCAACCTCCGCACTTGGCTGGCCCcattttatcttttgttttttTAAAAGGGTGCACGTGCCATGTTCAAACTCAAGAATTTTCTGTTCAAAGCATTCCATAGTAGCCACTGGGAAAATTCATTCATTTGAGCCATCTTACTTCTTTTTTTCCTTTCATACACTTTTCAGTTCATGGAACATtattttcttcctcttcttcttttttcttttcttttattttccttAAATGCGCAAACTTTTGTTCAAAAATACTGATTTTTTTCAAAGTTGATTTACTTTTTTTGATGATTTGTTTTGAAAATTCAATGATCTTTTTTTATGACAGCGTGCTAGCCGTCGCTGTCGCGTGTGCTGGCTGCGTGCCTGCGCATGCGATGCTTGCCGCCGCCATCGCATCCGGCAAGGATCCATCTGCCTTCTCTCTTCCTAGGTTGCGCGCTCTACGCTGTTGCACACAACGTGCTCGTTAAAATGGCATAGAATGAGGAGTCAGATTTGAGGAGTGCAATTGTTTTGGAGACTGAAAGAGGATGAAAACAGACGTGCCCGGACGGGCACTCCTGAACGAGCACACCCGCAGGCGTTTGAGGGGTCAAATTAGATGGATGCGGTTGTAGATGTTCTTGTTAAACCTCATGTATTTGTACCTACAACGTAGAGAGTCAGAGCATGCGTGTGTGCAGTTTTCAGAGTCAGCACACACGATCACCCCCTCGAGGCATGGCCCGGCCACGATCACCATCGTGGGCTCGCGCCCCCTGCCCTCTGTATAAATGTAACCTTGCTGATCAATACAAGCTGTGTTCGATCTTCTCTCCCGCAAACATGGTATCAGGCGCAGAGGAAAACAACCCCTTCGCGCCTGCCCAACCTCCTTCCGCTGCCATGGACACCAACCCTCTCGCCTCCCCCAACTCCTCCGACGATGATGCTCCTCCGCCGGCTGGCGTCCTccacgccgccgccccggcaaGCGCTCCGCCCGCGCCGCCGGCTCCTCCCGCACCCGTGCTGGCCCCCGGCGTGTTTCCCTCCTCCGTGCTCCAGACGATCGACATTCGTCACCACGTCCCCATCACCCTGGATCTGCACGCCGGCAACTGCGCTCAATGGCGTCGGTTCTTCTTCACCATCGTGGGCATGTTCGGCGTCCGCGACCACCTCGTCGCCCCCGCTGCTCCGCGTCGCCGTGATCCCGAGTGGGTTATGGTTGACCACTGCATCGTGCACTGGCTCTACGCCACGATCTCGCCGGAGCTGCTCGATGCGGTCATGCAGCCCGACGACACCGCCGACATCCTCTGGGGCGCCATCGAGGAGATCTTCCGCGCAAACCAACTCTCCCGCGCCGTGTACATCGACGCGGAATACCACGCCGTGGTCCAGG
This sequence is a window from Aegilops tauschii subsp. strangulata cultivar AL8/78 chromosome 7, Aet v6.0, whole genome shotgun sequence. Protein-coding genes within it:
- the LOC109732668 gene encoding uncharacterized protein, which translates into the protein MVSGAEENNPFAPAQPPSAAMDTNPLASPNSSDDDAPPPAGVLHAAAPASAPPAPPAPPAPVLAPGVFPSSVLQTIDIRHHVPITLDLHAGNCAQWRRFFFTIVGMFGVRDHLVAPAAPRRRDPEWVMVDHCIVHWLYATISPELLDAVMQPDDTADILWGAIEEIFRANQLSRAVYIDAEYHAVVQGDLTVMQYFARLKTFTDQLRDLGQSVGDTQQLFHMLRGLGRQYHGAVPHLTARNPLPTLLQARSFLLLEEHRAE